In Oryza brachyantha chromosome 1, ObraRS2, whole genome shotgun sequence, the following are encoded in one genomic region:
- the LOC102704107 gene encoding E3 ubiquitin-protein ligase SINAT5-like: MDVDSVECLSLPDSAAAAGAAADADDVGIALHAHGALLAAAAAARAAASAKAGGGAAPGAGSGVHELLECPVCTNSMYPPIHQCQNGHTLCSTCKARVHNRCPTCRQELGDIRCLALEKVAESLELPCKYCSLGCPEIFPYYSKIKHEAQCMFRPYNCPYAGSECAVVGDIPYLVAHLRDDHKVDMHSGCTFNHRYVKSNPREVENATWMLTVFHCFGQYFCLHFEAFQLGMAPVYMAFLRFMGDENEARNYSYSLEVGANGRKMVWEGTPRSVRDSHRKVRDSHDGLIIQRNMALFFSGGDRKELKLRITGRIWKEQQTPDGACIPNLCS; the protein is encoded by the exons ATGGACGTGGACAGCGTCGAGTGCCTGTCGCTGcccgactccgccgccgccgccggcgcggccgcggacGCGGACGACGTCGGCATCGCGCTGCACGCGCACGGCGCGCTcctggccgccgcggcggccgcgcgggcggcggcgagcgccaaGGCCGGAGGgggcgcggcgccgggggcCGGGAGCGGCGTGCACGAGCTGCTCGAGTGCCCCGTCTGCACCAACTCCATGTACCCGCCGATCCACCAG TGCCAAAATGGACACACTTTGTGTTCCACCTGCAAAGCTAGGGTGCACAACCGTTGCCCTACATGCAGGCAAGAGCTTGGTGATATCAGGTGTTTGGCACTGGAGAAAGTTGCTGAATCGCTTGAGCTTCCCTGTAAGTACTGCTCATTGGGGTGCCCGGAAATCTTCCCATACTACAGCAAGATAAAACATGAAGCACAATGCATGTTTAGACCATATAATTGCCCCTATGCTGGTTCTGAGTGTGCTGTGGTGGGTGATATCCCTTATCTTGTTGCCCATTTGAGGGATGATCACAAAGTTGACATGCATAGTGGTTGCACATTCAACCATAGATATGTCAAGTCGAACCCACGAGAAGTCGAAAATGCCACCTGGATGCTGACG GTCTTCCACTGTTTTGGGCAATACTTCTGCCTGCATTTTGAGGCCTTCCAGCTTGGGATGGCACCGGTCTACATGgccttcctccgtttcatggGTGATGAAAATGAGGCAAGGAACTACAGCTACAGTCTTGAAGTCGGCGCCAATGGCCGGAAAATGGTATGGGAGGGCACCCCCCGGAGTGTCCGGGACAGCCACCGGAAGGTGAGGGACAGCCATGACGGCCTCATCATCCAGAGGAACATGGCGCTCTTCTTCTCAGGCGGCGACCGGAAGGAGCTGAAGCTGAGGATCACCGGCCGGATCTGGAAGGAGCAGCAGACCCCGGATGGCGCCTGCATACCAAATCTCTGTAGCTAA
- the LOC102704381 gene encoding uncharacterized protein LOC102704381, whose translation MAAAASLWLQLPAPPAAAAVHTLSFPGTIGSSSSLACKKHHSQVPRGSILCSSSSSSGSSSSAASAVTKEQEAVAAAATASQEEEAAAAAVVVPEPEFVSYRDDPNFRGCRGCGREEVERGCNGEGRIQGGIATVPGFGWWPIKAYRPCPGFVASGGRYRRQGQSMDDVASGRGKKVSSKTKQK comes from the exons atgGCAGCGGCAGCCTCGCTGTGGCTGCAGCTCCCTGCCCctcctgctgccgccgccgtccacacCCTCTCCTTTCCAGGCACCATcggctcttcttcttctctggCCTGCAAGAAGCATCATTCACAGGTGCCTAGAGGGAGCATtctctgcagcagcagcagcagcagtggctCCTCTAgttctgctgcttctgctgtgACCAAGGAGCAGGAGGcagtggctgctgctgctactgcttcccaggaagaagaagcagcagcagcagcagtggtaGTTCCTGAGCCTGAATTTGTCAGCTACAGGGATGACCCCAACTTCAG GGGATGCAGAGGGTGcgggcgggaggaggtggagagggGCTGCAACGGCGAGGGGCGGATCCAGGGCGGCATAGCCACCGTGCCGGGCTTCGGGTGGTGGCCGATCAAGGCGTACCGGCCGTGCCCCGGCTTCGTCGCCTCCGGCGGCCGGTACCGGCGGCAGGGGCAGAGCATGGACGACGTGGCGTCCGGCAGGGGGAAGAAGGTCTCCTCCAAGACGAAACAAAAG TGA